The nucleotide window GTCCCCCGcttgggaccccctctattagtcAGAATAGAGAGCTGCTAACAAAGCGCAACTCTCGCTCTGGTGGACTcagcccatccatgtattacatggttagccattcatttgaatggtcagCATGTAATTTGCGGCCAGCCGCAGCTTCGCCTGGAGATATTATCTGATCACCAGGGGTTTCAGAAGTCATGAAGCCTTGGTGATCAACTTCAATGGAAAAAGGAGTTACCTTGGTGTCACTCAGCTTTCTCAAAAACAGATATAACTTAGAAAGTGCCTAGACTggctgaccatctaatgtgtatgggggtgccCGGACTCCACCAATGGAAGATGTCGGAGGACTACGGATTGGACATGTTGGATTTCAGCATGCCTGATCTTTTGTTCTCAGGGGAGATAGGCCGCCAGATGGCAGCAGCTAATTCCCCAGCTCTCCCCATTAAGAACACGCATGTGTTTTGGAGGAATAGCCGTTGGCCGAACTAGCGTTCGACCATCAGCTATCTAAGGTGTATGAGCATCGTAAGAAACGTCTAAATGGGATTTTtgataacataaaaaaattatgactgAGTATATTTAAAGGGccatttggaattgtggaaaccgATGAGTAAAATATTATCTGTGCTGGGATCATCACTAAGTGCATTGGTAGACGTTCCAGACCCCCAACCCATGTCACCTTCTGCCAACTAGGACAacctttgattaaaaaaaatatatatactatttAACGATGGGTAATGTAGTGTTACTTGATTTTCCAGGATAGTTCCAGTACATTAGAGGAACAGTAAATAAAGAGTTCATGGTTGCTCAAATAAGAAAAACTATTTTTCACTAGAGATGGAATTACAGATATTTCGACATATGGAAGACGTGGATGTTTCATATTTCATACGGATGTCTATTTATAGTGTGCACAGTATTAAATTCTTAACTTAAATTATTAACTTATTCTAGATGACTGTAATAGATGCCTACAATACAAATATACGTGACACTTGTCTGTCCACTCTTCCCGATGAAGCAAAATATCTTCCTCGTATTTTCAGCACTTGCTCATATGATGTCTCCTcacaacaattattatactttggATAAGGAACAATACTGTAAACCACTCTACAATACATTAACTATGCAACAAAACTTCAGCTGTATGCAGGATGGCACGGTCCTGGGCATAGTGCCATGCTCACAAAACACTAATTATGGTGGCAACCAAACCACGATCCACATATTCTATAACCTTCCCTCCAGCCGCTGGAAACCCAGAATCCACTAAGGAAGTCCACTATGCCCATGTAATGATTGGTAAACCCAACTCGTATAGTTGCCTCCTCAAGGACCCTATGTATCAACTGCTAAAGCATAGAAGCCAAAACCAAATTTTCATAGTCTTTCCTGGCCCAAAAAATTCCAAGGTGGCCATCACAGGCCTTTTAGTAGTAGACCCTCTGTTTTGTAGCCAGACAAGGAACCCAACTCATCCAGTTCCTAAAGTAGTGGCTGCAAAGATTCCTTGGGATTTGCAGTCATAAGAAAGATGTCATCAGCAAATGTAACCACCCTTAATTTGGGGAAATCCATACCCACTCCCCAGAAGCTGGAGGTAGTCTGTAGATGATAAAACAGGGGATCTAACGGTAAGAGAGGGCAGCTTTGGCGTCTTCCCCTAAATAAGTCTAGGTACAGGGTTATTCTTACCGTTAATCATCAATGTGGTCGTGACATCCGTATACATGAGCATGACGAATTGGCGAAACTGTGGACCAAATATACGCGTGTAAGGAAGGCCAAAACACCTTATCAATTGCCTCGTCAGCATCTAGACTGAGCAGCATTAATTGTGGATGAGAAGGGTCTTGCGCCATCACTGTAGTGGCAATGGCTCTTTGAGGGTGTGACGTCTCGGGTAAAGCCTAATTGTGTTGGATGAATGATATCAGGAAGATTGGACCGCAATCTATTAGTCACGATTTTAGTTAGATATTTGTAATCTTGGTTCATAAGAGTAATAAGCCTATACAGTTGTGGGAGGTCATGGTCCTTGCCAGGTTTTTGTTAATATTATGGCGCTAGGGTCTGTAAAACGGCTGTATGCCTTCTTTATCGGCTAAATTGTATAAGGTTGTTAACGTAGGTATAGTTTCTGGGGAGAGAAGTTTGTAATATTCGGCCGTGAAGCCACCTGGGCCAGGGAAAGCTTTGCAGGTGGCCCACGATCtaggggtttgtggacccactaggctgctccgccgtagcgaagaggcagctggccaagtcacagtcaatacacaaaagtctatacaagaagtacgtagcacgaaagtacctgagatagtcaAGACATTTGGCaggggctttagcacggatggaggtggatgtggcaggctgcgccagacgtggcagatgacagcaggttgcgccagacgtggcagatgacagcaagtGAAGCAGGTtgcgccaaacgtggtggatgacagcaggtgcagcaggttgcgccagacgtggcggatgacagcaggttgcgccagacgtggcgaatgacagcaggagcagcaggacacgactcaaatcactaaacaggctcaggcacaataacacagcacgggatacaggatacaggtagcagggcacgggaacactgggagcaggggaacactaagggaccatttgcaagactaacatgggaattacaaacaacgctcaggcaatgatcgaaAGGGCAGGgacctttttatagttcaaggtgatcaGAGCataattaattagttaattacaTATGCGCGGCAGGAACCAGCGTGCGCGTGCCCTCTGGTGACCACTGTGGGACAGAGCGGACGCATGTGTCGGcatctccggggggggggggggacgttgcCAAGAAGAGGAGGACATGCGGGAGGCATGTAAGAGGAGGTTGTGGTCCATGACCGCAGCTGTAACAATGGTGTTGTCCAGATGAGTAACATTATCATCTAGGAAAGTGGTCTTGTGGAGTTTAAGATTTGTGTGGAAGTCATCGTAATCTACAGGGTATGTGGGAAACCTCCAAAGCTGAGACTCGGTCTGTGACTGAAGTGCCTGTATCATAACCATGACTGAGGCATGGCCAGATGTTGCTTTGGCATGGATGGTGGCTACTAAAAGCCGATCAACCAGACCAGTTCATAGGAGAACAACGTCTCGGGGGGAAAACGAGTCATGCACCTTGGCGTAGCACATATATATCCCAAACTAGACATTCAAGGTTCTCCATACATTAAACAGCCAAAAGTCTTTCATAAACTGCAACTCCGACCCAGGAGGCTGGGGTATGTTGTTATATAGGGGAAGAGCGATCTAAATGTGGGATAAGAACATTGTTAAGGTCACCACCGAGATCAGATTCAGGGGATGTTGACTAAGAAGGTGTTCGGTCCATTTATATCAAAAGCCAAGGTCGGGTTATGCTGTACTATTTACCGTGCATATGGTACTTTCCTGGGCCTTATTGACATCTAACATGGGGCCATAAGCCTACAAGGGGTCTGCAAAATGCCAAAGGTATTTTGCGGACTACAACTTGTTTCTGCCCACTACCCTTTTTTACCTTATAGCAGGGGTGGTACCCCATTTGTACTGCTGCCCATTACTGTGTCAATTATTTATTGATGATATTAAAAGGGGCGGGTCTGTGACAGCCACAGAAAATAGCTGTCACTGAACCATTAGATGTTTGGATCTTGTAAATGcagtaataaaatttaaaatagcTGCGCAGGTAAACCTGGGTAGATATAAGATAAAACGGGGAAATATTTATTTTGGGTGGAGTTACCTGTAAATGGTGCTCTGTGACTTCCTGGTTGATTGAGCTACTCTGTGATATATTATAAAGCAAATATTTTACTTGTCAAAATCTCTCAATCACGTCCACCTCAGCTCTGAATAGTCAATTTGTGACTATATTGAGTAACAGGACAAAGCTCAGTTGACGGACTGTAAGAGAACAGCGGCAGTCATGGGGACGTCGGTCCGGGTCACACTTTATTCTCTTCTCTGGTCTATTGCTGCTGTATGCTGTACTGACAACACATGTTCAGGTTAGTTAATTTCATGCTAATGGTTGATTTATTAATCTGTACTTAAAATAAAAGgggtggagctgtgacaaccACTTATTTGTttacttaaaaaatatatatttactatgagttttttttgtttggtCCAGATGTAATAGACCTTGGAAACAGATGGAAAAATAGTCTGGACCTTCTGCAAGGGTGCCCAGGCATTGTTGGGAAAAGAGGACCAGATGGAGTACCAGGAATGCCAGGATTAGCAGGTAGCATTGGATAATATTATGTGTTACATCTTTATATCATAATGAATATACAAATGAGTACAAAACTAcaagtgtatgtatataaatatcaAAAATActcaaaaaaaataccaaaaattacagtgaaaatgatCTTCTAGAGGGGTCCTCTCAAACAAGATCGCCAAATACATTAAGGAACACTAATGTACATTAATACGTAAGAAAATTGACAAATTATCGCAGAAAAATCTGGTTTAGAtcaggggtggtcttctcaaagaggtggtcttctGGAAGGTTTTTATACCCAAAGAGTTGGCACAAAAATCCTCCACATCATAATAATTTCGTGACGTGGTGATTTAATGGTTGGAACTGTCACCCTGGGGTCCTGGGTTTCGAATCAAACTTTGTgcagtttgtatgttcttctcaTGTTTGGTGGGTTTCTTTTCATGTTTGGTGGGTTTCTTTTCATGCTTGGTGGGTTTCTTTTCATGCTTGGTGGGTTTCTTCCATGTTTTCCAGTTTCCTCCCATACACCAAAAACATACTAATCAGATAGATGGCCTTCCTTGAAACTAACCCTAGTGAAAATAGATTGTAAGGCCCACTAGGGATGGGGCCAATGTGCAAGTCTGAATTTACTCTTCTTGTCCAATTCATTTAACACAGGTAATTCCGGTAGTCCAGGAGAATGTGGCCTTAAAGGTGATAAAGGTAAATGAAATGTGTGGAGCGATAAAGACATTTGGTGTCAACTGACCTTATAATTTCTGAAGAGACATCATATATACGGCAGTTAGATTGGTATCTTTCTGGGGCTTGACCCAAATGCCATGTACATGTGCCAGTTGTTGCAGGTCACATAGATTATGCTTCTAAATCCTTGAATTATTGGTGATGGAGATTGCTAGTCTGTTCCCGAAACctccattgaacagaatggagagagccgcgcCCTCACGCGACCTTCTCTCCACCCTCCCCGCCTGGATTCTGTGGTCAGCGGCTGCCGCACCAGGAGAAACCGAGGTCGGTAGACCCCCGTTCTccaaataggtgcgggtcccagagcaggGACCCGCATCAATCAGACATTTAAGGCAAATCCTATGGAGGgaataagttgggaatacccctttaaacagtGTTGACGTGCTTGACATTTAGCTTGCCACGTCAGAGCAGTTATTAGACGCTGGCCAGGCATCCATAGGAGTCCTTCATCATCAAACACACAAATATTGTCTGGAGACAGGATGGAATGTCTTATCTCTTCTTGGGAATACATCCAAGGTTATAGAAAACATCTTACCCTATATCATGGCGGATCAAAACAACACGGCGCATAAGCAATAAATAGACTACATACATTTACACTAGCACTTCAGACTTGAAGGTGTGGGTGTTGGTGGAGTGACCGGTTGGTCGGGTGACTGGTGGCTGTGGGTATTTTAGGCTGGCGGAGCCCCGACTCCTGAGAGGACTCCCCACGTAAAACGTTCTCATTCTGCTGTCCATTTTAcagatcatttttcttttttcataggaGACTCTGGTGAGACTGGAAGTCCCGGAGAAGTAGGAACAGCTGGGGCACCAGGTAATGTCTACTAGATGGATAAATATCTTACTTTTTATCTATTGTATATAACTGAACTAAGGTTTGTGTCTTAATAGGAGACATAGGAGAAGATGGGCCACAGGGGGCCAACGGTAAGACACTGAAGATACCCTGAGCTATAAACTAAAATAACACATCAATATGATAAATATAATAGTAAGATTTCTTTATAGAAATGTACAGGGTTCACTTACTTACTGCATGTATTTCTTATCTGCTCTTTACAGGAGAAAGAGGTGACCCCGCAGAAGGTAAAAATAAAGAACATAAAAGAAAACGTCTAATATAGTTACTGTGACATATGGGAAAGTGGttttatctcctatctatctatctatctatctatctatctatctatctatctcatatctatctatctatctatctatctatctcatatctatctatctaatatctatctatctatctcatatctatctatctaatatctatctatctatctcatatctatctatctcatatctatctatctatctatctcattatctatctatctatctcattatctatctatctatctcatatctatctatctatctcatatctatctatctatctcatatctatctatctatctcatatctatctatctatctatctcatatctatctatctatcttatatctgtctatctatctatctatctatctatctatctatctatctcatatctatctatctatctatctatctatctatctatctatctatctatctatctatctcatatatatacaaATTTGGTGTGATCTCTTGACAATATTTTCTAGAATCCCCCTGtatggctttgttcacatctgtgttctcCATCATGGGAGCAGCACAACAAAAAGCCGAAAAACCGGAGCTACCGGATCTGTAACATAACGGAAACCAACAtcgcccgatggaacccattgactttaaatagTTCCATCGGGTTGTTGCCATGATGTCCTAtcaacatgctgcgctattttgtctggcaaaaacaATGGATTCTGCAATGGaaacccctaacagagcctccgacgcagatgtgaacaggtccttattgAATAAAAAAGTCTTAGTGGAAGACTGAATATTGTTTTACCTACATAGTTACTGGTTACTAATATTGTTGGCCAtttaatctataaaaaaaatatcaaagttAAAGAAGTTTTTTGTTTGGTCCTAgatccaaggaactgtagagaccTACAGCATCTAGGACTGACCCTTACTGGATGGTATTACATATATCCAAATGGAAATCCCATGAGAGTGTTGTGTGACATGGAAACTGATGGTGGGGGATGGATTGTAAGTCTTAGGCAATGAACTTTAAACCAGGGCTAGATGGGAGTACATCATGCAACCTCGCTGCTAAGTGAAATGCGCCCTCATGCGACTTTCACAGAGAATTCAACATTAGAGAATTTTATAAAGAACCATTACAACACCTGTATAACaaatttattttctaattgttTAAAATAATGCAAGGGCCCATGCAGGATTGAGGCGATGGTGGAAAAAAGTGGCACGCAACGCATACCACGACAAATTTAGCTTTGTTTGGTCACGCCCCTTGCTACTGTCTTAAATTTGTAAGCCACACCATCAAcacaagagaaaaaataaaagtgtaatatAGAAACACCTAATTTATACGGTACAGACCTACACTACCGGTATACAAATACCAATATaatcaataataccgccatacagtgactatatgatATATAGACTTATAAGACTTCTCCTGAcaactgcagagtttgctgcccagacatcttAGGCCCGTCGTATCTTCACCTCATCCCCACCCTCTATAATTacacaaattcagaccccagaccagaaccattAATTCATTCAGACCACCATAGACTTCAGTAGACACTGTAGGTTAGCTCGACCCACTGATCATATCTCTATATAACCTGGCGGGGTTTGAGTTCTTGTTAAGAGTTACTATAAGTTTATATCAACCAAGCAATGTCTTTACAGGTTTTTCAGAGGCGTTGGGACGGTTCAGTAGATTTTTGTCGAAACTGGGACTCCTTTAAGAGGGGATTTGGGAATCAGTGGAGTGAATTTTGGCTGGGGAATGAAAACATTCATTTATTGACATCCACAGGTACGGCTACATTCATGATGATCGTatgtatataaaatgtgtatCCCAGATATAGAGGAGGGACCCCAACCATAGAAGCATAAAGGATGTATTTTTGAGTTTGCCTCCAGAGATCTTTTTAACCTCAAGTCCTTTCTTGGTTAAATATAGTTTTCTGCATTTTACAATGATTATTTTGATGTAGCTTTTGGGGTTCCTATTTCTAAACAGGAGTGGTGCCcataacaaaaaagtaaaaatggagTCCCCCAAGGATGAATAAAGATCTATGGAAGTCAAGTGACAATTTTTTGGAGGGAAATTGAATGTAACTGCAATAATACTGCCCGAAAACAGAGCCATGTAGTgcaaaaataataccaccatacagtgccaaatatcagtgccatacagtgctcaaacaatacTACTAAATAGTAATGCCAATATACAGAATGTGGGACTCCCTACAATTTTTTGGAAGCAGGGAGAAGGAATgctataatgccccaataacatGTCATGCCTAAagaataccgccatatactgaacaCATAATATTCCCTTAAAGTGCAAAAATAACAGTGCCATGTAGTCCTcaaataataatgctatacaCTTCTAAATAAGACTGCAGCTCGCACCACAATGTGGAGGCTCTGCAGTGGTGGATGCCCAATGGCAATTATCCCTTTTGCCCATCCAAAAATGcagaacgccttcctggcaaacaCCCACCCAGACCTAAACAATTCAGATATCTACTAGAGAAATTGGTTTTCCAGGAAAATAAACATTTTCTTTACATAAACCTTAGAAAAGAAACAGTTTACACCCCCGGTCACAATTCTGCCCTGTAAACTTTGGCCATTGTTTTCGTAATATCTATACAACCATGGACTATGTATTCAAATCTGGCTCAACGCCCCTGTGTAGGCAATGGGCCAGGGACGTGACATTGAGGACAGTGAATTTGCCTGTAATGTTTTTGATTATTTTAATGTAACGCATACTTGTGAACCCACAGACAAATTTGAGCTCAGAATCGACTTGGAAGACTTTGATAACAATTGTGTCTATGCCACATACAGCAACTTCAAATTAGGAGGAGAATCGGAGAAATATCCTTTATATTTGGGGAATTATACCGGAGGTAGTGCAGGTAATATTCTTTTATTCCAGAAATAAAGATATATGGGAATTCACAAGACTAGAAGAAGGAGACTCAGCAGAGAACCAATCACAAAGCTCCTCTGATAAAGTAACTTATGTTAgtgataatttttcaaaaaataCCGATACTCccgctccatttttttttttttacaggggatTCTCTGTCTTTCCACAGAAATCAGAAGTTTTCTACCATCGACAATGATAATGATTCCAGTAGGCGCGTCAATTGTGCTGTTTTTTATACCGCTGCCTGGTGGCATAAAGATTGCTTTGATTCCTCCTTGAATGGGGAATACCTGAGAGGAGAGCACAGTAAAAAAGGAGGTGTCACTTGGTCGACCTTTAAGAATATTCAGTACTCACTTAAGTTCTCAGAAATGAAGTTCCGTCCAGAATGAGTGAAGGATTGTGAAGTCGACCTTACGAGACGCAACAGTAAAAATGACTGCATTACCCGGACCCGGACACTAAACTATGACCACAATATTTCCGTCTGTAAATGACCTTAGGGGATTTTGAAATTGAAAAATATTATTCCGAattacacaaataaatataaatgttgtGTAGAAAACATACagagcatttaaagggaatgtacaggattagaaaaaacatggctgctttctttaaaaACACTGccccacctgtccacaggttgtgtggagtattgcagctcagctccattcactttaatggagctaAGCCGCAATACAAATCACTAGAGCAACATATGGACAGATGTGGTGATGTTGTAGAAGTGagcggccatgtttttctaatcctatacaacccctttaactccgtgATAACCTGTAACGTAATAGTACGTTACAGAGAGGAGTCCGCTAAGGACCTTCTGTACTATTATGGCGCTCTGATCGCACGGGCACTGCCATTGTGCCTATGCGATCAAGAACAGGGCCTCGACTGTGTATTACGTTGTATTACGGTCCTACTTGACGAAGGAGTTGAGCAAAAACGCTGATCTCCATTATTTAACCCATTGCACGCCACGATCAAAGTAGATTTCCTGTGATGGAATCTATAACTATTATTTAAAATCACA belongs to Rhinoderma darwinii isolate aRhiDar2 chromosome 8, aRhiDar2.hap1, whole genome shotgun sequence and includes:
- the LOC142659159 gene encoding uncharacterized protein LOC142659159 isoform X2 is translated as MGTSVRVTLYSLLWSIAAVCCTDNTCSDVIDLGNRWKNSLDLLQGCPGIVGKRGPDGVPGMPGLAGNSGSPGECGLKGDKGDSGETGSPGEVGTAGAPGDIGEDGPQGANGERGDPAEDPRNCRDLQHLGLTLTGWYYIYPNGNPMRVLCDMETDGGGWIVFQRRWDGSVDFCRNWDSFKRGFGNQWSEFWLGNENIHLLTSTDKFELRIDLEDFDNNCVYATYSNFKLGGESEKYPLYLGNYTGGSAEIRSFLPSTMIMIPVGASIVLFFIPLPGGIKIALIPP
- the LOC142659159 gene encoding ficolin-1-A-like isoform X1, with the protein product MGTSVRVTLYSLLWSIAAVCCTDNTCSDVIDLGNRWKNSLDLLQGCPGIVGKRGPDGVPGMPGLAGNSGSPGECGLKGDKGDSGETGSPGEVGTAGAPGDIGEDGPQGANGERGDPAEDPRNCRDLQHLGLTLTGWYYIYPNGNPMRVLCDMETDGGGWIVFQRRWDGSVDFCRNWDSFKRGFGNQWSEFWLGNENIHLLTSTDKFELRIDLEDFDNNCVYATYSNFKLGGESEKYPLYLGNYTGGSAGDSLSFHRNQKFSTIDNDNDSSRRVNCAVFYTAAWWHKDCFDSSLNGEYLRGEHSKKGGVTWSTFKNIQYSLKFSEMKFRPE